GCAAAAATGCCGTGGGAGCGTAGGTTTGAGGCCGCGTCAAACCCGTCGTCGACGTAGGAGTGTGTGGCGTCTACGCACCGGAATGCGCGCTGCTCCGTCTCCCGAGTGGACGCAGATGAGGGCCAAACCCCTGCTGTCACCTTGGTTTTGGGCGTCCCTGGCCCGATACAAAGATGTGGGTAATGGTAGGCTGCGCAGGGGAGGGGGAGACCTTTCGATCGCGTTATCCTGGCCGCGTGCACTCGACTCGCACGTGCAGTCCGCGAAGGCGGACTTCGGGCCGTCGTTGCCGCGAATTCATTCGCCCCAGCGGATTCGGGGCCTCAGCACCGTTATCGAGGCTGCACCGGTCCCGCTTCCGCACTCACGCACTCACGCACTTTCGCACTTTCGCACTATCCCTTACTCTTTCGGGGACCCGGCGCGCGCGCCGGGTCCCCGATCTCGTTCCCGTCCCCACCCCCGAGGTCCCGTGCGTCCCTGGAAACTGGTTGCTCTGGTGCTGGTCGCGCTTCCCTTGGCCGCGTGCGGAGGCGGCGGCGCGGGAGTGGGTGGCGGGCCCGCCCCGGCCGGCCTGCAAGCCGCGGCGCCGGCATCGGCCGTCGAGCAGTTCATGGGCTTCGCCAAGCAGGAGCGCTTCACCGAGATGGGCTACCTGTTCGGCTCCGTCCGCGGCCCCCTGGCCGAGTCGCAGGCCCCGCAGCGGGTCGCCCGGCGGATGCAGGCCATCGCGCGGGTCATCCGCCACGACTCGTTCTCGCTCAGCGGCATGGTGCCAACGCCGGGCCGCCCCAACGCGCGCACCATCATGGTGGAAATGCGCCAGGGCCGCCGCACCGTGCAGGTGCCCTTCGTCGTCGTCCAGGGCCCGGGCGGCTCGTGGCTGGTGGAGCAGGTGGACCTGGAGGCCATCTCGCGCGAGCAGACCCGCCGCAGCTGATCGGCCCGGGCGGACGACGAACGGCGGCACGAGGGCGAATCGCTCTCGTGCCGCCGTTCGCTTTTGTGCCCCGCGGTCAGTGCCCGCCGGCCTGCAGCAGCTCGGTGAGCACCCCGCCGGTGGACTTCGGGTGGATGAACGCCACCAGGTGCCCCGCGGCGCCGCGGCGGGGCGCCTCGTCGATCAGCTGCCGGCCCTCCGCGCGGTAGCGGGCCAGCTCGGCGGCCAGGTCGGGGACGCGGTAGCACAGATGGTGCATCCCCGGGCCACGCTTCGCCAGGAACTTGGCGACGGCCGAATCGTCGCGGGTGGGGGCCAGCAGCTCCAGGCGGCCCTCGCCGGTGCCCAGGAAGACCACCTCCACCCCCTGGGATTCCACGCGCTCGCGGCCATGCCCCTTGTGGCCGGTGATAGATTCGAAGACGGGGAGCGATTCGTCCAGCGAGTGCACCGCGATTCCCACGTGGTCCAGCGCCCGCTCGGTCAAGGAGACCTCCAGTGTCGGTTCGGGGTATTCGATTTTCAGATGACAGGCCAGCCGCTACAGGATAGCGGCTGAGGCACCGGGCCCGCGAGGCCCATGAACGGGGAAGGAATATTCAAATGGCTGATAGCGAAAACCTCATGGAGATCACCGACGGCAACTTCCAGTCGGAGATCGCCGGCGCGCAAGGGCTTGCGATGGTCGACTTCTGGGCGGAGTGGTGCGCCCCCTGCCGCCTGATCGGCCCCTCCGTGGCCCAGCTGGCGGACCAGTACGCCGGCCAGGTGAAGGTGGGCAAGCTGGACGTGGACAACAACCAGCGCACCGCCGCGCAGTTCAACGTGCGCTCCATCCCCACCATCCTGTTCTTCAAGGACGGCCAGGTGGTAGACACCATCGTCGGCGCGCAGCCCAAGCAGATGCTGGAGCGCAAGCTTCAGGAGCACCTGGCCGCCTGACGTTGCATTCGGAAGGGCCGGGGCCGCGCGCCCCGGCCCTTTCTCGCATTCCGCCCCGCGGATTGCGGATTGCCATCCCCCGAAAACTCCCGTCCGGCCGCACCCGATTGCGCCGCAACGACTTGCGCCCGGGCACGGAACGTGACCCGTTTCTCCCGTCCGATCCCTCTCCATCGGCCGGCCGACCGCCCATGATCTACCGCTTTCCCGCGGATTCCGCGTACCTGCCGCGGACGAAGCTGTCCTACGTGAACCTTCCGGGCATCCTGAGCGACGGGAAGCGCGATCGCTCCGCGCGCGTGCCCGGCTACGTGGCCGTGCAGCTGGGCGAACGCTGCTTCCTCGTCTTTCTGCGCGGAGGCGAGCCGTTCTTCGCGGCCCGCATCCATCCCGGCGGGCGGGGGCCGGCGGCGCTTTCCGAGGTGCTGCGCCTGTGCGCGACCGAGAGCGAGCGCGGCGAAGGCGGGCAGATCGGATACTACGGCGCATCCGAAGACCAGCTCCGGGCGATGGCATCCACACTTTCCACCGAACCGCTGCCCTGGGCCGAGCCGCTGGACGCGGCGCGGCCCGAGCGGCTGTTCCCGCTGCTGCGCGAGCGCTCCTTTTCCGGCGTGCTGGAGCTGGCGGACGACGGGCGCCACCACTACCTGTCGTTTGACGACGGCGCGTTCCGCACCGGCTGGTTCAGTGAGCGCGCCGCCACGGTGCCCATCCCCGACTTCCTGCGCACCGTCTTCGACGTCGGCGCCGGGCTCAGGGCCACGCTGTATCCCCGCCTCGCCGAGCTGCCGGTGCTGGCCGGGCCCGGCTTCGTGGACCTGTACCGGCGGATGATCGGGGGCACCCTCCGCGAAGTGGCGCTGGCCACGGGGCGCGAGACCGCACTTGCCATGCTGCAGCGCGGGCAGGGACTGGCGGCCATGGAGCACCCGGTGGTGGCCTCGTTCGACATCACTCCGGAGGGGCGCGTGGCGGGCGATCCCGTCGCGTCACCCACCGCGCTAACGGACGGGGTGGCCGCCTGGCTGACGGAGGTGCTCATCTCCGCGTCCGACCATCACGGGGTGGATCCCGCCGCGCTGGTGGAGCGGGTGGCGCGCGACAGCCGGTTCGTGCTGCAGGAGCAGGGCTTCTTCGCCCGGCTTCCCTGGGCCGTGGCGCTCTGAGCGTGCCGGCGCTTTCCATCGTCAGCACGCCCATCGGCAACCTGGGAGACATCACCCGGCGCGCGGCCGAAACCCTGGCCGCGGCCGACGTGGTGCTGGCCGAGGACACGCGGCGTACCGGGGGCCTGCTGAAGCACCTGGGCATCGAGACGCGGCTGATGTCCGCCCACGAGCACAACGAGGCGTCGCGCGCCTCGCTCGTCGTCACCATGCTGCGCGAGGGCAAGAACGTGGCGCTCGTTTCCGACGCGGGGACGCCGCTGCTTTCCGATCCCGGGGCCCGCATCGTCCGCGAGGTGGTGGATGCGGGCTTCGACGTCGTCCCCATCCCCGGCGCCTCTGCCCTTCTCTCCGCGCTGGTGGCATCGGGAATCGAGGCGGAGTCGTTCACCTTCCACGGCTTTCCGCCGCGAAAGGGCCCCGAGCGCGCCGAGCTGCTGGAGGAGATCGCCGCCTCGCCCCGCGCCTCCGTGCTGTACGAGTCGCCCAACCGCGTCGGAAAGCTGCTGGCGGACCTGGCGGAGGCGGCCGGGGGCGAGCGGCGGGTGTGCGTGGCGCGCGAGCTGACCAAGATGCACGAGCAGTTCGTGCGCGGCACCCTGGCCGACGTCGCCACTCGCTACGCAGACGCGGACGTGCTGGGCGAGATCGTCGTCGTGGTCGCCGGCCGCTCCGTGGACGCTGCGGCGGAGGGCGAGGTGGATGCGCTCGCCGCCCGCTCCGTCGCCGACGCGCTCCTGGCGCAGGGTCAATCGCCCAGCGCCATAGCCAAGGAGCTGCGCCGGCGGATGGGCATCTCCCGCAACGAAGCCTACCGCATCGCCCAGGAAGCCGCGGGCGGGTAGGCCCTCTCCATCACCACCGATTCACCGATCGATGGATCTCGGAAAGATCAACCGCGACTCGGAAGACCGCGCCGTCTGGTGGGCGGTCGGGGTCACCGTCCTCTTCGGCGCGACGGCGCTCCTCAACGCGGCTTCCGCGCAGTTGGAAGGGCACCCGCTCGCCAGTCGCATCGCGGTGCTGATTGCGCTGCTATTCTTCGGCCTGGCGTACGGCATCTACCGCGGCAGCCGCGCGGCAGCCATCGCCGTGGTCGTGGTGTTCGTGCTGGAGGCGGTCGCTAAGTACATCGCGTTCGGGTTCTGGGCGATGGGGCCGCTGTGGACGGCGATCTTCGGGGTGATCCTGTGGGCGGGAATGCGAGGCGTGTTCGCCCAGGCATCGCGGCCGCCCAATGGCTCGGGAGCAAGCCGCGCCGGCTGACGGACAAGCGTTCGCGCCCTGCCATCCAACATGTTCTTTCTCTACAGCTACGGAGGGTTCCTGCTCGTAGTCGCAGGCATCCTGGAAATCACCCTCCTGCTCGTCCGCAGCGTAGTCGGGAGGAGGGGCACAGGCTACCTCGTGGGTGCGAGCCTGGTGCGCGCCATCTGTTACATGCCAGCGGGCGTCATGGTGGGCCACGGAGGGCTGCTCGCGCCGCTTCCGGCCGCGGCGATGTTCGGGCCCGTGGCATGGCCGGGGCTGCCGGGGGGCATCATCAGCTTTCTGCTGTTCGTCGTCATCTTCCTGGGTGGATCCCTGTTCGCGCGCGCCCTCAGAGCGGAGCGCGCCGCCTTGGCCACGGGGAATAGCGCAGGTTCGCACGAGCCGGCGTGAAGATGTGAATACCGCGCCCGGCGGGGAGGTGTTAGCTTCCTCGCCGGGCGCGTTCCGTTGACGGCGTCCACTGCCGCGGGAACGTGCTCACCGTTATCATTGTACCGAACGCATGCCGAAGGAAAGGGCGATCTTCCAGGATGAGCAGGGACGCGGCTGGCTGGTGGAAATCCAGTACGGCCATCCCTCGCCGACGGAGCTGGGCATCTACGCGGCGCGCTTCCAGTGCCCCGAAGACCCCGCCGAGCCCGTGCGCGTGGGCTTCCTGCAGATCGACGCCGTGGAGAGCGGCGACGAGGAGATGCTGCGTGACGCGCTCGCCGAGAGCGATCCCGCGGAAGCCATCGGCTGAGGCCGTTCGAGCGGGCGGGCTGAACGATCGAGAGTCCGCCATCAACCCTGAAGGACCAACCCAGTAGTGGAAACCCGGCGATCCGCCGTCGACCTGTTCCTGAGCCCCGTGGCCGCCGAGCTGCTGAGGCGCGAGATCGCTCGCGCGCGCGGCAACGAGGTGTGCTTCGTCGCGCGCATCGGCGAGGGGGGCGAGGTGGTGGAGCCGAAGGTGGTCGCCCGCGGGCACGCCTCGGCCGTGCTGGCGCTGGTGAAGAACCCCGAGCCCGGCGGGCTGCTGATCCACAACCACCCCTCCGGCATCCTGGAGCCGTCGGAGGCGGACTTCGGGGTGGCGGCGCGGCTGTGGGAGCAGGGGCTGGGGTTCGCCATCATCGACAACGACGCCACCGAGATGTACGTCGTCGTCGAGCCGCCGGACCCGGACGAGCACGAGCCGCTGGACCTGGACGCCATCGACGCCGACCTGGGCCCCGGCGGCCCGCTCGCCGGCCGCCATCCGCGCTACGAGGACCGCCCGCAGCAGCGCGCGCTCTCGCGGATGATCGGCCAATTGTACAACGACGGCGGCGTGGGCGTAGCCGAGGCGGGAACGGGAACGGGCAAGTCGGTGGCGTACCTGCTTCCCGCCATCCGCTGGGCCATCCAGAACCGCGAGCGTACGGTCGTCAGCACCAACACCATCAACCTGCAGGAGCAGCTAGTCGAAAAGGACCTGCCGCTCCTTCGCCGCGCCTTGGGGCAGCCCTTCCGCTTTACGCTGGTGAAGGGGCGCAGCAACTACGTCTCCATCCGCCGCGCGCTGCTGGCCAAGGAGAGCGCGGCGACGCTCTTCGAGCCCGAAAAGCAGGCGGAGCTGCAGGGGCTGCTGGAGTGGATGAACAAGACGGATGACGGCAGCCTGAGCGACCTGCCGTTCCGCCCGTCGTCGGAGGTGTGGGACGAGGTGCAGTCGGAAACGGACGTGTGCCTGCGCGCCAAGTGCCCCCACTACGAGGACTGCTTCTACCAGCGCGCGCGCCGCGAGGCGGCCTCGGCCGACATCGTGGTCGTCAACCACCACCTGCTCTTCAGCGACCTGGCCGTCCGCCGCCAGCAGGGCAACTACACGGCGCCCGCCGTGCTGCCCCAGTACAAGCGGCTGATCCTGGACGAGGCGCACAATTTGGAAGAGGCGGCGACCAGCCACCTGGGCTCCACCGTCAGCAAGCGTGGCCTGTTCCGCACGCTGCGGCGGCTGGAGATGCGCGGCAAGGGGCTGCTGCCGGCCTTCCGGGTGTCCATCGCCGCGGTGAAGAACGACCTGATCGCCCAGTCGGCGCTGGACCTGATCGACGAGCGCATCACCCCGGCGCTGGACGGCGCGCGGGACCGCGGCGCGACCGTCTTCTCCTTCTTGGGCGACGTGTTCCTGGGCGGCGACCCGCTGATCCGCCTGGAAGACAACTTCGACGCGCACCCCATCTGGGCGCTGGGGCTGGACGAGGCGCTGACGGGGCTGCTGGACAACCTGAAGGACCTGCTGGGCGGGATGGAGCAGCTGCGCGAGCGCATCGCCGCCGACGAGCAGCTGAAGCAGGGCGTGGAGCCGCAGCTGGTGGAGCTGCGCGGGGCGGCGGGGCGCATCGAGGCGGCCATGGACGCGTTGCGCTCCGGCCTGCGCCCGGGCGAGAGCAAGATGAAGATGGTGCGGTGGATGGAGCGCCAGCCGCCTCGGGACGGGCGCGAGGCCAACCTGACCATCAACGCCGCGCCGCTGGACCTGGCGTGGGTGCTTCGCGACGCGCTCTTCGAGAAGATCCCCACCGTCGTCCTGACGTCGGCCACGCTGGCGACGCAGGGCAACTTCAGCTTCATGCGGCAGCGGCTGGGGATCGGCACCCAGTTCGCCGCCGACTACCACGTGGACGAGGCGGTTTTCCCGTCGCCCTTCGACTACGACGAGCAGACGCTGGTCGTGGTGCCCACCGACCTGCCGATCCCCTCCGGCGAACACGACCCGCGCCACGACGAGGCCACGGTTCGCGCCACGCTGGAGCACGCGAAGATTTCGGACGGCGGCCTGTTCGTGCTCTTCACCAGCTACCGGGCGCTGCGGCACGTTGCGCAGGAGCTGCGGGCGCGGCGGGCGGACCTGCAGTGGCCGCTGTTCGTGCACGGCGAGGCGCC
This is a stretch of genomic DNA from Longimicrobium sp.. It encodes these proteins:
- the rsmI gene encoding 16S rRNA (cytidine(1402)-2'-O)-methyltransferase, whose amino-acid sequence is MPALSIVSTPIGNLGDITRRAAETLAAADVVLAEDTRRTGGLLKHLGIETRLMSAHEHNEASRASLVVTMLREGKNVALVSDAGTPLLSDPGARIVREVVDAGFDVVPIPGASALLSALVASGIEAESFTFHGFPPRKGPERAELLEEIAASPRASVLYESPNRVGKLLADLAEAAGGERRVCVARELTKMHEQFVRGTLADVATRYADADVLGEIVVVVAGRSVDAAAEGEVDALAARSVADALLAQGQSPSAIAKELRRRMGISRNEAYRIAQEAAGG
- the trxA gene encoding thioredoxin; this translates as MADSENLMEITDGNFQSEIAGAQGLAMVDFWAEWCAPCRLIGPSVAQLADQYAGQVKVGKLDVDNNQRTAAQFNVRSIPTILFFKDGQVVDTIVGAQPKQMLERKLQEHLAA
- a CDS encoding helicase C-terminal domain-containing protein yields the protein METRRSAVDLFLSPVAAELLRREIARARGNEVCFVARIGEGGEVVEPKVVARGHASAVLALVKNPEPGGLLIHNHPSGILEPSEADFGVAARLWEQGLGFAIIDNDATEMYVVVEPPDPDEHEPLDLDAIDADLGPGGPLAGRHPRYEDRPQQRALSRMIGQLYNDGGVGVAEAGTGTGKSVAYLLPAIRWAIQNRERTVVSTNTINLQEQLVEKDLPLLRRALGQPFRFTLVKGRSNYVSIRRALLAKESAATLFEPEKQAELQGLLEWMNKTDDGSLSDLPFRPSSEVWDEVQSETDVCLRAKCPHYEDCFYQRARREAASADIVVVNHHLLFSDLAVRRQQGNYTAPAVLPQYKRLILDEAHNLEEAATSHLGSTVSKRGLFRTLRRLEMRGKGLLPAFRVSIAAVKNDLIAQSALDLIDERITPALDGARDRGATVFSFLGDVFLGGDPLIRLEDNFDAHPIWALGLDEALTGLLDNLKDLLGGMEQLRERIAADEQLKQGVEPQLVELRGAAGRIEAAMDALRSGLRPGESKMKMVRWMERQPPRDGREANLTINAAPLDLAWVLRDALFEKIPTVVLTSATLATQGNFSFMRQRLGIGTQFAADYHVDEAVFPSPFDYDEQTLVVVPTDLPIPSGEHDPRHDEATVRATLEHAKISDGGLFVLFTSYRALRHVAQELRARRADLQWPLFVHGEAPRAQLVERFAASGRGILLGTTSFWEGVDVPGRPLRGLIIPKLPFKVPSEPVTAARIEAIEAAGGNSFVQYMLPHAAIRMKQGFGRLVRSRDDMGVVMILDGRIAKKSYGRYFLDSLPPAPVVKAPWQRVKEEMLRFYGERTAVRRAG
- the mce gene encoding methylmalonyl-CoA epimerase, which encodes MTERALDHVGIAVHSLDESLPVFESITGHKGHGRERVESQGVEVVFLGTGEGRLELLAPTRDDSAVAKFLAKRGPGMHHLCYRVPDLAAELARYRAEGRQLIDEAPRRGAAGHLVAFIHPKSTGGVLTELLQAGGH